A genomic stretch from Anaerolinea thermophila UNI-1 includes:
- a CDS encoding ABC transporter substrate-binding protein — translation MKKTILTLISLLVIAGMLISCAPQATPTPEKVVETVVVEKEKEVVKTVEVEKFVLAGPIPYPDAPLMAGMREPKKFEINEIVEFKKLDKYCEPEWVTKLVQAGKLPPVEERLPKEPFVYKAGFMSDGLGKYGGVWRGVWAAPTEGWNWAAGVSQGWFGIEAIVQEEPLMTGPMFLTKNVEPIPQLAKSWEWSADGTELIMHFVEGAKWSDGVEFTTEDIMFLWEDNILDPNVNSWTQASFWTIEGKPIKLEALDKYTVKWTFPVPYPLSMLYNMTNLVFSPGPAHILKPLHPKYGGKDYQSYRDSLPPNKLPIVTMGPWVPVEYKTDEFMVMRRNPYYWKVDENGCQLPYLDEVQWTYSKTGVTRTLNTIAGTADHSNVENPETFDETVKQASDPNAPFRVEWGPETLGFWLELNQAKYTGVKDERDAAVRELLRDVRFRRALTQAVDRDGLARSLTNGPFFRPWPGGLFPGSDFFNKESVVYYPFSPDTSRALLAEIGLKDTDNDGILNWTEGPMAGKNVEISMTTWEDISAGATLGQALTLLFQDIGIKVNFRILTNTAMTEANTNGEWEMRIARPGQAFATPNVRCKEIAPTIKEFSWHREGSQPEEYADYEKKMVEIANAFCLERDPQKMKDLMFEYNKLHTENVYTIGLVVGRYGLMLNKYFKNVPIGTPPFLYQWDFNNFLPEQIWLDEADRWVLGQKEIYPGKLPGVDFPYPNFSQ, via the coding sequence ATGAAAAAGACCATCTTAACCCTCATTTCCCTGCTGGTGATTGCAGGTATGTTGATTTCCTGTGCACCACAGGCAACCCCCACCCCTGAGAAAGTGGTGGAGACGGTCGTTGTCGAGAAAGAAAAGGAAGTCGTCAAGACGGTGGAGGTAGAGAAATTCGTCCTCGCCGGTCCCATTCCTTACCCGGATGCGCCCCTGATGGCGGGCATGCGCGAGCCCAAGAAATTTGAGATCAACGAGATCGTTGAATTCAAGAAACTGGATAAATACTGCGAGCCCGAATGGGTAACCAAACTGGTGCAAGCCGGGAAACTGCCGCCGGTGGAAGAGCGCCTGCCCAAAGAACCCTTTGTGTACAAAGCCGGATTCATGTCCGATGGGTTGGGGAAATACGGTGGCGTGTGGCGCGGCGTGTGGGCGGCACCCACCGAAGGCTGGAACTGGGCGGCTGGCGTGAGCCAAGGATGGTTCGGCATTGAAGCCATCGTTCAGGAAGAGCCGCTGATGACCGGTCCCATGTTCCTGACCAAGAACGTTGAGCCCATCCCACAACTGGCAAAATCGTGGGAGTGGTCGGCGGATGGTACCGAACTGATCATGCACTTTGTGGAAGGCGCCAAGTGGTCGGATGGCGTGGAGTTCACCACTGAAGACATCATGTTCCTGTGGGAAGACAACATCCTTGACCCCAACGTGAACTCGTGGACGCAGGCGTCCTTCTGGACCATCGAAGGCAAGCCCATCAAACTGGAAGCGCTGGACAAGTACACCGTCAAGTGGACTTTCCCGGTGCCTTACCCGCTCTCGATGCTGTACAACATGACCAACCTGGTCTTCTCGCCAGGTCCGGCGCACATTCTCAAACCGTTACACCCGAAATACGGCGGCAAGGATTATCAGTCCTACCGTGACTCCCTGCCCCCCAACAAACTGCCCATTGTGACCATGGGACCCTGGGTGCCGGTGGAATACAAGACCGACGAATTCATGGTCATGCGCCGCAATCCGTACTACTGGAAGGTGGACGAGAACGGCTGCCAGTTGCCCTACCTGGATGAAGTTCAGTGGACTTACTCCAAGACGGGCGTTACCCGCACCCTCAACACTATTGCCGGCACGGCGGACCATTCCAACGTAGAAAACCCCGAAACTTTTGACGAGACGGTCAAACAAGCCAGCGACCCCAATGCGCCCTTCCGCGTGGAATGGGGTCCTGAAACCCTGGGCTTCTGGCTGGAACTCAACCAGGCAAAATACACGGGTGTGAAGGATGAACGCGATGCGGCTGTGCGCGAACTTCTGCGCGACGTGCGCTTCCGCCGCGCACTCACTCAGGCGGTGGATCGTGACGGTCTGGCGCGCTCGCTGACCAATGGGCCCTTCTTCCGCCCCTGGCCCGGCGGCTTGTTCCCCGGCTCGGACTTCTTCAACAAAGAGTCGGTGGTGTACTATCCGTTCTCACCGGATACCAGCCGCGCCCTGCTGGCTGAAATCGGTCTGAAAGATACCGACAATGACGGTATCCTCAACTGGACCGAAGGTCCCATGGCAGGTAAGAACGTCGAAATCAGCATGACCACATGGGAAGATATCTCTGCCGGTGCAACGCTCGGACAGGCGCTCACCTTGCTCTTCCAGGACATTGGCATTAAGGTCAACTTCCGCATCCTGACCAACACTGCCATGACTGAAGCCAATACCAACGGCGAGTGGGAGATGCGCATCGCCCGCCCGGGTCAGGCATTTGCCACACCGAATGTACGCTGTAAGGAAATCGCCCCCACCATCAAGGAATTCTCGTGGCACCGCGAAGGCAGTCAGCCAGAAGAATACGCCGATTACGAGAAAAAGATGGTGGAAATTGCCAACGCCTTCTGTCTGGAACGCGATCCGCAGAAGATGAAGGATCTGATGTTCGAGTACAACAAACTGCACACCGAAAACGTGTACACCATCGGTCTGGTCGTTGGACGCTACGGGTTGATGCTGAACAAGTACTTCAAGAACGTTCCCATCGGCACACCGCCGTTCCTGTACCAGTGGGACTTCAACAACTTCCTGCCTGAGCAAATCTGGCTGGATGAAGCCGACCGCTGGGTGCTGGGTCAGAAGGAAATCTATCCTGGCAAACTGCCCGGAGTGGACTTCCCCTACCCCAATTTTAGCCAGTAA
- a CDS encoding ABC transporter ATP-binding protein yields MNVTTSTDSLPLLEIKDLRTYFFLEKGTVRAVDGVNLTLQRKTTLGLVGESGCGKSITAMSIMRLIQEPPGKIVSGEILLRSRTFGQVLDLVKIDRHSQTMRAIRGGEIAMVFQEPMTSLNPLYTIGDQIAETVQLHQKVSKKEALERALEMLVKVQIAMPKQRLKEYPHQLSGGMRQRVMIAMALSCNPSILIADEPTTALDVTVQAQILDLMRQLQEDIDSSIIMITHNLGVVSQMAHFVAVMYLGKVVEYGKTHDIFHRSLHPYTVGLLNSVPVLGRKGKKILVPIEGIVPSPMNIPPGCPFASRCPKVMSKCREVAPELQEKESGHWVSCWLYE; encoded by the coding sequence ATGAACGTGACTACCTCCACTGACTCTCTGCCCTTGCTGGAAATTAAGGACCTGCGAACATACTTTTTCCTAGAAAAAGGTACTGTCCGGGCAGTAGACGGCGTCAACCTGACACTTCAGCGAAAGACTACGCTGGGATTGGTGGGCGAAAGCGGTTGCGGCAAGAGTATTACCGCCATGTCCATCATGCGCCTGATTCAAGAACCGCCGGGGAAAATAGTTTCGGGAGAAATCCTGCTCCGCTCGCGCACGTTTGGGCAGGTGCTTGATCTGGTCAAAATAGATCGGCACTCCCAAACCATGCGCGCCATTCGTGGCGGCGAGATCGCCATGGTGTTTCAGGAACCGATGACCTCCCTGAATCCGCTGTATACCATTGGCGACCAAATCGCCGAGACGGTGCAACTGCACCAAAAGGTAAGCAAAAAGGAAGCCCTGGAACGTGCGCTGGAAATGCTGGTGAAAGTGCAAATTGCCATGCCCAAACAGCGCCTGAAGGAATATCCTCACCAGTTATCAGGAGGAATGCGCCAGCGGGTGATGATTGCCATGGCCCTGTCCTGTAACCCTTCCATTCTGATTGCCGACGAGCCAACCACCGCCCTGGACGTCACCGTGCAGGCGCAAATTCTCGACTTGATGCGCCAACTGCAAGAGGACATTGACTCTTCCATCATCATGATTACCCACAACCTGGGCGTGGTCTCTCAAATGGCGCACTTCGTTGCCGTCATGTATTTGGGCAAGGTCGTGGAGTATGGCAAGACCCACGATATCTTCCACCGCAGTCTGCACCCTTACACAGTAGGGTTGCTCAATTCTGTCCCGGTGCTGGGTAGGAAAGGGAAAAAGATTCTCGTCCCCATCGAGGGCATCGTTCCCAGCCCCATGAACATTCCCCCGGGGTGTCCATTCGCCAGCCGATGCCCCAAAGTGATGTCCAAATGTCGCGAGGTTGCCCCTGAGTTGCAGGAAAAAGAAAGCGGTCACTGGGTTTCGTGCTGGCTTTATGAGTAA
- a CDS encoding response regulator, whose translation MKPAILILDDDHPTLELYTRELSDEFVVFPCSSTPEAIPLLAREPLAAVVFEPAMENGGGWEFLQSLADFCIPRHIPIIFCSTQDEHRGEIPPEAGVFLVKPVLPNQLAKTLNQLLHPSSSKSKELSA comes from the coding sequence ATGAAGCCTGCCATTCTCATTCTGGATGATGATCATCCAACACTTGAGTTGTACACGAGGGAACTTTCGGATGAGTTTGTGGTGTTTCCCTGTTCTTCCACCCCCGAGGCAATTCCCCTGCTTGCACGAGAACCGCTTGCGGCAGTGGTCTTTGAACCAGCCATGGAGAACGGTGGAGGTTGGGAATTTCTCCAGAGTCTGGCAGACTTTTGCATTCCACGGCATATCCCGATTATTTTCTGCAGTACACAGGATGAACACCGCGGAGAAATTCCTCCTGAAGCAGGAGTATTTCTGGTCAAGCCCGTCCTGCCCAATCAACTGGCAAAAACGCTTAACCAACTCCTTCATCCATCCTCTTCCAAATCTAAGGAACTGAGCGCATGA
- a CDS encoding ATP-binding protein: MHSPVIGILIYPGDPFWIQTYEAIQRANEKVGAELKVFNFAETFQVARSYDPYAVAEEILAHRLDALISTILPRATTETLLKAGLPVIQLGETTLRHPLLVTPIGLREAANLAGEFIAKQLNGKGRVVFVGAFLEDPLEEDRGESRLEGFSIAMKSFPDIHMEVVGAYWSYAPACEALREAFRHLRGPVDAIFGASDWVALAARDVGHEMGVLSPHTLLVGLNGDPLALEAIANGTMTATVETCAEDFGARALFVARDAASGLPFPPHIYHTIRLITAENVAATATRKLIAIAGLPNRLVGFNRENEVFRFHHLETSARIIQKIGAILDQEQLASTIAELIRESYGFNDVQVYLLHQDTQTLQPLIGNQAQISVEHSGLLDEVLKRNEAILIPDIAFSQRYQPDPNYPWIRSRVLLPIHIAQEVIGVLDLRRDQPTPSLLQQQQGLQLLADMLGIAIQNARLYQEARNAQNTAERANQLKTRLLANVGHEMRTPLNVILGYAQSALNRHKRSGHHDTELERDLQIISQSGEHLLRMINDLLDLSRAEIGALNMYFEWMDPRPIILEAFETFARSEEQNPFIRWRVEIPERLPIIQADSARLKQILLNLLSNARKFTHEGEIVLSAHVEPPFLRLSVADTGEGISLEQQERLFEPFSASMGKRRPSGIGLGLSITRHLIALHGGTLTLESQPGKGSTFYIYLPLPGLTGKFSHHPEKQNHLPRAMFILSARGEISPTIQEICTRQNLIPAFMRSPKDLESLYAHYHPVALAWDLACATAEDWMLYQWLYTQVDFSDLPFLLFNPATTEAGLVQVLTKPTRSDTLLEWISTLVPQECPERPFLIVDDDPHARMTYRQLIETYFPQTLILEASSGEEALQALETKTPALILLDLLMPGMSGFEVLERLRRQPHTRTIPVIVVSGKLLTYADLQRLNYPYVTFQSKEILTENELKEVLQETLMQPQNGENTSPLIRQALAYLHQNYMHPISRKDIAQSVNLSENYFTSLFREEMHLTPWEYLTRLRIRIACRLLRETSLSIKAIALQVGFSDPGYFTRVFNKLIGDSPQNYRKTASQQIFARTVNFPKPSS, from the coding sequence ATGCATTCCCCTGTTATTGGCATTTTGATTTATCCGGGAGATCCGTTCTGGATTCAAACCTATGAAGCCATTCAGCGCGCCAACGAAAAAGTAGGCGCTGAACTGAAGGTGTTTAACTTCGCTGAGACCTTTCAGGTTGCCCGGTCTTACGATCCCTATGCCGTAGCCGAAGAAATTCTCGCCCACCGGTTGGATGCTCTTATCTCCACCATTCTTCCCCGCGCCACTACCGAAACCCTGTTGAAAGCCGGGTTACCCGTCATCCAGTTGGGAGAAACCACCCTGCGTCACCCTTTGCTGGTGACCCCCATTGGACTGCGCGAGGCAGCCAATCTCGCCGGAGAATTCATTGCCAAACAATTAAACGGTAAAGGACGGGTGGTATTCGTAGGGGCTTTTCTGGAAGACCCTCTCGAAGAAGACCGCGGTGAAAGTCGTCTGGAAGGCTTCAGCATCGCCATGAAGTCCTTCCCGGATATTCACATGGAAGTGGTCGGCGCCTACTGGAGTTATGCCCCTGCCTGCGAAGCACTGCGAGAGGCTTTTCGACACCTTAGGGGACCTGTAGATGCCATCTTTGGCGCTTCGGACTGGGTGGCGCTGGCGGCGCGGGATGTCGGGCATGAGATGGGTGTCCTTTCCCCACACACCCTGCTGGTGGGACTGAATGGTGACCCGCTGGCACTGGAAGCCATTGCCAATGGCACAATGACGGCAACAGTGGAAACCTGCGCGGAAGATTTTGGGGCTCGCGCTTTGTTTGTTGCCCGCGATGCTGCCAGTGGCTTACCCTTTCCACCGCATATTTACCACACCATTCGGCTGATCACTGCCGAAAATGTTGCTGCCACGGCAACCCGTAAACTGATTGCCATCGCCGGTTTGCCGAACCGTCTGGTGGGTTTTAACCGGGAAAATGAAGTCTTCCGCTTTCACCATCTTGAAACCAGCGCGCGCATTATTCAGAAGATTGGTGCTATTCTCGACCAGGAACAACTGGCGAGTACCATTGCTGAACTGATTCGAGAATCCTACGGCTTCAACGACGTCCAGGTTTATTTGCTTCATCAGGATACCCAAACCCTGCAACCGCTTATTGGTAATCAGGCGCAAATATCAGTCGAGCACAGTGGACTGCTTGATGAGGTGTTAAAGCGGAATGAAGCCATACTGATTCCGGATATTGCCTTCAGTCAGCGGTATCAACCTGACCCCAATTACCCTTGGATTCGCTCGCGAGTGCTTCTGCCCATTCACATTGCCCAGGAAGTCATCGGCGTGCTGGATTTACGCCGCGATCAACCCACCCCCTCCCTGCTTCAGCAACAACAGGGGTTACAACTTCTGGCGGATATGCTGGGGATCGCCATTCAAAATGCCCGATTGTACCAGGAAGCCCGCAATGCGCAAAATACCGCCGAACGTGCCAATCAGTTGAAAACGCGCCTGCTGGCAAATGTGGGGCACGAAATGCGCACACCGTTGAATGTCATTCTGGGCTATGCGCAGTCTGCGCTCAACCGCCACAAGCGCAGTGGACATCATGACACGGAACTTGAACGGGACCTGCAAATCATCTCTCAAAGCGGCGAGCATCTTTTACGCATGATCAACGATTTGCTCGACCTTTCCCGGGCAGAAATTGGTGCTTTGAACATGTACTTTGAGTGGATGGATCCGCGTCCCATCATCCTGGAAGCCTTCGAAACTTTTGCCCGTTCTGAAGAGCAAAACCCCTTCATCCGCTGGCGGGTGGAAATACCGGAACGTCTGCCCATCATCCAGGCAGATTCTGCCCGGCTCAAACAAATTTTACTGAACCTGCTGAGCAATGCCCGCAAATTTACCCACGAGGGAGAGATTGTCTTAAGCGCCCACGTTGAGCCGCCGTTTTTGCGTCTTTCCGTTGCCGATACCGGTGAAGGTATCTCACTGGAACAGCAGGAACGACTGTTCGAACCTTTCAGTGCCAGTATGGGAAAGCGCCGTCCCAGCGGCATTGGGTTGGGTTTGAGCATTACCCGCCACCTGATTGCCCTGCATGGTGGCACGCTCACACTGGAAAGCCAACCCGGCAAAGGGAGTACCTTTTACATTTACCTGCCTCTGCCTGGGCTGACCGGCAAGTTCAGCCATCACCCCGAGAAACAGAATCACCTTCCGCGAGCCATGTTCATTCTGAGCGCCAGAGGGGAAATTTCTCCCACCATCCAGGAAATCTGCACCCGGCAAAATCTCATTCCGGCGTTCATGCGCTCCCCCAAAGATTTGGAAAGCCTGTATGCCCATTATCACCCGGTAGCGCTGGCATGGGATCTGGCATGCGCGACCGCCGAAGATTGGATGCTGTATCAGTGGTTATACACCCAGGTAGATTTCAGCGATCTTCCGTTCCTGCTTTTCAACCCCGCAACTACTGAAGCGGGATTGGTTCAGGTATTGACCAAACCTACCCGTTCAGATACGTTGCTGGAGTGGATTTCCACTCTTGTCCCCCAGGAATGCCCCGAACGTCCCTTCCTGATTGTGGACGACGACCCGCATGCTCGAATGACCTACCGCCAACTCATCGAAACGTATTTTCCACAAACCCTCATTCTGGAAGCCTCCAGTGGCGAAGAAGCCCTGCAGGCTCTGGAGACAAAAACCCCCGCCCTGATTCTGCTGGATTTGCTGATGCCCGGAATGAGTGGTTTTGAAGTGCTGGAACGACTGCGCCGTCAGCCGCATACCCGTACCATTCCGGTCATCGTGGTGAGTGGGAAGTTGCTGACCTATGCTGACCTGCAACGCCTCAATTATCCTTATGTCACCTTCCAGAGCAAGGAAATTCTTACCGAAAACGAACTCAAAGAAGTGCTTCAGGAAACCCTGATGCAACCTCAAAATGGGGAAAATACCAGCCCGCTCATCCGGCAGGCGCTGGCATATTTGCATCAGAATTACATGCACCCGATCAGCCGTAAAGACATTGCCCAGTCGGTCAACCTGAGCGAGAATTACTTCACTTCACTGTTCCGCGAAGAGATGCACCTCACGCCATGGGAATATCTTACCCGCCTGCGCATTCGCATTGCCTGCCGCCTGCTTCGTGAAACCTCGCTGAGTATCAAAGCCATTGCCTTACAGGTGGGCTTCAGCGACCCAGGATATTTCACGCGGGTATTTAATAAGTTAATCGGCGACTCTCCACAAAATTATCGGAAAACTGCTTCCCAACAAATATTCGCGCGAACGGTGAATTTTCCTAAACCATCTTCTTAA
- the tilS gene encoding tRNA lysidine(34) synthetase TilS, translating into MSLEERVLHNAQERCRISPESPLVLGVSGGADSLCLLDVLHRAGFNLIVAHFNHRLRPEAESEADWVCAQAQQRGLRVELGQGEVLAMAKEQGMSIEEAAREARYSFLFSVAHQVQAQAVAVAHTASDQVETVLMHLIRGTGHKGLTGMPYRGFLNQFSTTTPLVRPMLSIWREEVLAYCHERGLTWLEDPSNRDVRFTRNRLRNEVLPLLKQVNPRVEEAIWRLSTLLAEEDDVFENAFQQAWNQCVLEQSSKQIVLSRERVQSLSPALQREVLRWSLSLLRPALRDLDFDTVNRAMQFVQQPTQSRHIHLVAGLGLRLEGEHLIVDDETFIQSLPSDFPQMPPQAQYVLPVPGSLVLPNGWSIEVQRVDVLPDSWDEVSRWEAFISGDALGEALEVRPFRPGERFQPLGMGGKSRKVSDFWVDVGLPRRLRSGWPLVFAQDEVVWIPGFRLDHRWRVTPETRSVYRLQIRREAG; encoded by the coding sequence ATGTCACTTGAAGAACGGGTGTTGCACAACGCGCAAGAACGATGTCGCATTTCTCCGGAGTCCCCTCTGGTGCTTGGAGTTTCTGGGGGTGCGGATAGTTTGTGCCTGCTGGATGTGCTTCATCGTGCCGGTTTCAACCTGATTGTGGCGCACTTCAATCATCGCCTGCGCCCCGAAGCAGAGAGTGAGGCGGATTGGGTGTGTGCGCAAGCCCAACAGCGAGGACTGCGCGTGGAATTGGGGCAGGGGGAGGTCCTGGCTATGGCGAAAGAACAGGGAATGTCCATTGAGGAAGCCGCCCGAGAGGCACGCTACAGTTTCCTTTTCTCCGTGGCTCATCAGGTTCAGGCGCAGGCGGTGGCGGTGGCGCACACGGCGAGCGACCAGGTGGAAACTGTCCTCATGCATCTGATTCGCGGCACCGGGCACAAAGGGTTGACGGGGATGCCATATCGGGGGTTCTTGAATCAGTTTTCTACCACCACCCCCCTGGTGCGCCCGATGCTTTCCATCTGGCGCGAAGAAGTACTGGCTTACTGCCATGAGCGGGGGTTGACCTGGCTGGAAGACCCTTCCAATCGGGATGTGCGTTTTACCCGCAACCGCTTGCGCAATGAAGTTCTCCCGTTACTTAAGCAAGTTAATCCGCGGGTGGAAGAAGCTATCTGGCGGTTATCCACACTTCTGGCAGAAGAGGATGATGTTTTCGAAAATGCTTTTCAGCAAGCCTGGAATCAATGTGTTCTTGAGCAGTCTTCGAAACAGATTGTGCTTTCGCGGGAGCGGGTGCAGTCCCTTTCACCGGCATTGCAACGGGAGGTGTTGCGCTGGTCTTTGTCATTGCTTCGCCCTGCGCTTCGTGATCTGGATTTCGATACGGTGAATCGGGCAATGCAGTTTGTCCAGCAACCTACGCAATCGCGCCATATTCACCTTGTGGCAGGTTTGGGGTTGAGGTTGGAGGGAGAACATCTCATTGTGGATGATGAAACCTTTATTCAGAGCCTGCCTTCAGATTTCCCTCAAATGCCGCCACAGGCGCAGTATGTCCTTCCGGTGCCCGGTAGCCTAGTACTACCCAATGGTTGGAGTATAGAGGTGCAGAGGGTGGACGTTCTACCCGACTCATGGGACGAGGTCAGCCGGTGGGAAGCCTTTATAAGTGGCGATGCTCTGGGAGAGGCTTTGGAAGTGCGTCCATTTCGGCCCGGAGAGCGCTTTCAGCCGCTGGGAATGGGGGGAAAGTCGCGGAAGGTTTCTGATTTCTGGGTAGATGTGGGGCTTCCCCGGCGGTTACGTAGCGGCTGGCCTCTGGTATTTGCGCAGGATGAGGTGGTGTGGATTCCCGGCTTTCGGCTGGATCACCGCTGGAGAGTCACTCCCGAAACGAGGAGCGTGTATCGCTTGCAGATCAGGCGGGAGGCAGGTTAA
- a CDS encoding tyrosine-type recombinase/integrase, with protein sequence MTPETPSSPVAHLTVHTPLMPAILTWEIYLKDQGRSPHTIKAFMGDLNLLASFLPPDRTLGSITTQDLNHFLQWLEKGRGIPCSPKSLARRITSIKAFFRWLQRSGVLLNDPALRVIQQSVISPLPEVLTPEEVEAVLEVARNWRSRSKPDARPYTLVKLLLETAIKKSECLAITRNHIDPEGKEGPVLYVRYASPSNRYKERNLPLSEEWIEAYQEYLAQYQPADQIFPWSPRRLEYILEDLSEAAGLAKHLSFDMCRWTSALMDWKNGMEGDQIRQKLGVSKIQWREISMKLRQLAEQES encoded by the coding sequence ATGACACCGGAAACCCCATCTTCCCCGGTTGCCCACCTGACGGTGCACACACCATTGATGCCAGCCATTCTGACGTGGGAAATTTACCTGAAAGATCAGGGGAGGTCACCTCATACCATCAAAGCCTTCATGGGGGATCTCAATTTGCTGGCATCTTTTCTGCCACCCGATCGCACGCTGGGTTCTATTACCACACAGGACTTGAATCATTTTCTGCAGTGGCTGGAAAAAGGGCGCGGCATTCCCTGCAGTCCGAAGAGTTTGGCAAGGCGCATCACCTCCATCAAAGCCTTTTTCCGCTGGCTTCAACGCAGTGGCGTCCTGCTCAATGACCCCGCCCTGCGCGTCATTCAGCAGTCGGTCATCAGCCCCTTACCTGAAGTGCTAACCCCCGAAGAGGTTGAAGCAGTGCTGGAGGTAGCGCGTAACTGGCGCTCGCGCTCCAAGCCCGATGCCCGCCCCTATACGCTGGTGAAACTCTTACTGGAAACAGCCATCAAGAAGAGTGAGTGTCTCGCGATTACCCGCAATCATATTGACCCGGAGGGGAAAGAAGGCCCGGTGCTCTATGTGCGCTATGCCAGCCCATCAAACCGATACAAAGAGCGCAACCTGCCCCTTTCAGAGGAATGGATTGAGGCTTATCAGGAATACCTCGCCCAGTATCAGCCTGCCGATCAAATTTTCCCCTGGTCGCCGCGACGGTTGGAATATATTCTGGAAGACTTGAGCGAAGCGGCGGGACTTGCCAAACACCTCTCCTTCGACATGTGCCGCTGGACCAGCGCCTTGATGGATTGGAAAAACGGCATGGAAGGGGATCAAATCCGCCAAAAACTGGGCGTTTCCAAAATTCAGTGGCGCGAAATTTCCATGAAACTGCGCCAACTGGCGGAACAGGAAAGTTAA
- a CDS encoding LCP family protein — MKKVLVFILTLIFITQACSLPMQAVEIASSTPIAPGKSYQFVTPALDATATPTPFQPLPITPTPIPTATPTPEPTPTLGIEAPDVQMPQSPFGIPAGGAVSGDVVNILILGSDARPGGGFRTDVIVLVSVHRNDNTIRMVSFPRDLYVDIPGWMTNRINTAFAAGGFNTLAYTFEYNFGVRPTYYVMTNMQAFVSIIDSMGGINVKVRKSLSDKCDLPWADGRGYCTIEAPATVPMDGKTALWYVRSRYSSSDFDRLRRAQEVLYGIFQKLMSLDGISRAPEIYAAYANSVETNLTLDTLITLAPVAQEVIQNPERIQRYALSPAEAAPYITPEGAWVLWPNLYAIRAIVYEAVYR, encoded by the coding sequence GTGAAAAAAGTACTGGTATTTATTCTGACCCTCATTTTTATCACCCAGGCATGCAGTTTACCCATGCAGGCAGTGGAAATTGCCTCTTCCACCCCCATTGCTCCGGGTAAATCATACCAATTTGTCACCCCGGCGCTGGATGCTACTGCTACCCCCACCCCCTTCCAACCCTTGCCCATCACCCCAACTCCCATCCCTACCGCTACTCCCACGCCTGAACCTACCCCAACCCTGGGCATTGAAGCCCCGGATGTGCAAATGCCCCAATCTCCGTTTGGCATTCCAGCCGGGGGAGCCGTCTCCGGCGATGTGGTGAATATCCTTATCCTCGGTTCGGATGCCCGCCCGGGTGGAGGGTTTCGCACCGATGTCATTGTGCTGGTCTCCGTTCACCGCAACGACAACACGATTCGCATGGTGTCTTTCCCTCGTGATTTGTATGTGGACATTCCCGGCTGGATGACCAATCGCATCAATACTGCCTTTGCCGCAGGTGGATTTAACACCCTGGCATATACCTTTGAATACAACTTTGGTGTTCGTCCGACTTACTACGTGATGACCAATATGCAAGCCTTTGTCAGCATCATCGACAGCATGGGCGGGATCAACGTCAAGGTACGCAAGTCGCTTTCAGATAAGTGTGATTTACCCTGGGCGGATGGGCGTGGCTACTGCACCATCGAAGCCCCTGCCACCGTCCCAATGGATGGCAAAACTGCCCTGTGGTACGTCCGCTCCCGATATTCCTCCAGCGATTTCGACCGTTTACGCCGCGCGCAGGAAGTGCTGTACGGCATCTTCCAAAAATTGATGAGTTTGGACGGCATCAGTCGAGCACCTGAAATTTATGCCGCATATGCCAACTCGGTGGAAACCAATCTCACCCTGGACACGTTGATTACACTAGCCCCTGTAGCCCAGGAAGTGATCCAGAACCCTGAGCGGATTCAACGGTATGCGCTCTCTCCGGCAGAAGCCGCTCCCTACATTACACCGGAAGGGGCATGGGTCTTATGGCCAAATTTGTACGCCATTCGAGCCATCGTGTACGAAGCAGTGTATCGCTAA